The following coding sequences are from one Eulemur rufifrons isolate Redbay chromosome 13, OSU_ERuf_1, whole genome shotgun sequence window:
- the ATOH1 gene encoding transcription factor ATOH1, whose translation MSRLLHAEEWAEVKELGDHHRHPQPHQLPPPPPPQPPATLQAREHPVYPPELSLLDSTDPRAWLAPTLQGICTARAAQYLLHSPELGAAEVPAPRDEADGRGELVRRSGGCGGSSKSPGPVKVREQLCKLKGGVEVDALGCSRQRAPSSKQVNGVQKQRRLAANARERRRMHGLNHAFDQLRNVIPSFNNDKKLSKYETLQMAQIYINALSELLQTPSGGEQPPPPPASCKSDHHHVRAAAAAAAAYEGGAGTATAAGAQPASAGGQRPAPPGGCRTRFSAPAAAGGYSVQLDALHFSTFEDSALTAMMAQKNLSPSLPGSILQPVQEDSSKTSPRSHRSDGEFSPHSHYSDSDEAS comes from the coding sequence ATGTCCCGCCTGCTGCATGCGGAAGAGTGGGCTGAAGTGAAGGAGTTGGGGGACCACCATCGCCATCCCCAGCCGCACCAACtcccgccaccgccgccgccacaGCCACCTGCGACTCTGCAGGCGAGAGAGCATCCCGTGTACCCGCCCGAGCTGTCCCTCCTGGACAGTACCGACCCACGCGCCTGGCTGGCTCCCACTTTGCAGGGCATCTGCACGGCACGCGCCGCCCAGTATCTGCTGCATTCCCCGGAGCTGGGTGCAGCCGAGGTCCCCGCGCCCCGGGACGAGGCGGACGGCCGTGGGGAGCTGGTGAGGAGGAGCGGCGGCTGCGGCGGCAGCAGCAAGAGTCCCGGGCCGGTGAAAGTGCGGGAACAGCTGTGCAAGCTGAAAGGCGGGGTGGAGGTGGACGCGCTGGGCTGCAGTCGCCAGCGGGCCCCTTCCAGCAAACAGGTGAACGGGGTGCAGAAGCAGAGGCGGCTGGCAGCCAACGCCAGGGAGCGGCGCAGGATGCACGGGCTGAACCACGCCTTCGACCAGCTGCGCAACGTTATCCCGTCGTTCAACAACGACAAAAAGCTGTCCAAATACGAGACCCTGCAGATGGCCCAGATCTACATCAACGCCCTGTCTGAGCTGCTACAAACGCCCAGCGGCGGggagcagccgccgccgccgccggcctcCTGCAAAAGTGACCACCACCACGttcgcgccgccgccgccgccgccgccgcgtaCGAAGGTGGCGCGGGCACCGCCACCGCAGCAGGGGCTCAGCCGGCCTCCGCAGGAGGCCAGCGGCCGGCTCCGCCCGGGGGGTGCCGGACTCGCTTCTCAGCCCCCGCTGCCGCGGGAGGGTACTCGGTGCAGCTGGACGCTCTGCACTTCTCGACTTTCGAGGACAGCGCCCTGACGGCAATGATGGCACAAAAGAATTTGTCGCCGTCTCTGCCCGGGAGCATCCTGCAGCCGGTGCAGGAGGACAGTAGCAAAACTTCTCCCCGATCCCACAGAAGCGACGGGGAGTTTTCCCCCCATTCCCATTACAGTGACTCGGATGAGGCGAGTTAG